In one Nicotiana tomentosiformis chromosome 6, ASM39032v3, whole genome shotgun sequence genomic region, the following are encoded:
- the LOC104118380 gene encoding CBL-interacting serine/threonine-protein kinase 25-like — MKEPMNQPIQETDHMMDGTRNIILGKYEMGRLLGQGTFAKVYYSRNIETSESVAIKVINKDHVKREGLMEQIIREISIMRLVRHPNIVELKEVMATKQKIFVVMEYVKGGELFAKVAIGKLKEDVARKYFQQLISAVDFCHSRGVFHRDLKPENLLLDENENLKVSDFGLSALSEQLRNDGLLHTQCGTPAYVAPEVLRKKGYDGAKSDIWSCGVILYVLLAGFLPFQHENMMKMYRKVFKAEYEFPPWFSPEAKKLVSKLLVADPEKRISISAIMRVPWILKYFSRSNSFSSEENGGQKKGSTEQLDLGNRSKSGPPFYNAFEFISAMSSGFDLSSLFESKRKSGSMFTSKSSASTIMSKLESFAKKMNFSIVFSKEFKVKMQGTSEGRKGKLSVMAEVFEVAPEVAVVEFSKSAGDTFEYRKFCEEDVRPSLKDIVWTWQGENDGRD, encoded by the coding sequence ATGAAAGAACCAATGAATCAACCAATTCAAGAAACCGACCATATGATGGACGGTACGAGAAACATCATATTGGGGAAATACGAGATGGGTAGGCTTTTAGGCCAAGGAACATTTGCCAAGGTTTATTACAGCAGAAATATCGAAACCTCAGAGAGCGTGGCTATTAAAGTAATCAACAAAGACCATGTTAAAAGAGAAGGTTTAATGGAGCAAATCATTCGAGAAATTTCAATCATGAGATTAGTTCGACACCCTAACATAGTTGAACTCAAAGAAGTTATGGCTACAAAGCAAAAAATCTTTGTTGTTATGGAGTACGTTAAAGGCGGTGAGCTTTTCGCTAAGGTTGCTATAGGGAAACTTAAGGAAGATGTTGCGAGAAAATACTTTCAGCAATTAATAAGTGCTGTTGATTTTTGCCATAGCCGTGGTGTATTTCACAGGGATTTGAAGCCTGAAAATTTGCTTCTTGACGAAAATGAGAATTTAAAGGTTTCAGATTTTGGGCTTTCAGCTTTGTCGGAGCAATTAAGGAATGATGGTTTGTTACATACACAGTGTGGAACTCCAGCTTATGTTGCACCTGAAGTGTTAAGGAAAAAAGGATATGATGGAGCAAAATCAGATATTTGGTCTTGTGGGGTAATTTTATATGTTCTTTTGGCTGGGTTTTTACCATTTCAACATGAGAATATGATGAAAATGTATAGGAAAGTTTTTAAAGCTGAGTATGAGTTTCCACCTTGGTTTTCCCCTGAAGCAAAGAAGTTGGTTTCAAAGCTTTTAGTAGCTGATCCAGAAAAAAGAATTTCAATTTCTGCTATTATGAGAGTCCCTTGGATATTGAAATATTTTAGCAGAtcaaattctttttcaagtgAAGAAAATGGTGGTCAGAAAAAGGGAAGCACAGAGCAGCTAGACTTGGGAAATAGATCAAAATCAGGTCCACCTTTTTATAATGCATTTGAATTCATATCAGCAATGTCTTCAGGGTTTGATTTGTCAAGTCTTTTTGAAAGTAAGAGGAAATCTGGCTCAATGTTCACGTCTAAATCTTCAGCTTCAACAATCATGTCAAAGTTGGAATCTTTTGCCAAGAAGATGAATTTTAGTATTGTATTCTCCAAAGAATTTAAGGTCAAAATGCAAGGAACATCCGAAGGGCGAAAAGGGAAATTATCAGTAATGGCGGAAGTGTTTGAAGTTGCACCAGAAGTGGCTGTCGTTGAGTTCTCCAAATCTGCTGGAGACACTTTTGAGTATAGGAAATTTTGTGAGGAAGATGTACGTCCTTCCCTAAAAGACATTGTTTGGACATGGCAAGGTGAGAATGATGGCAGAGACTAA